A portion of the Leptotrichia sp. OH3620_COT-345 genome contains these proteins:
- the pyrB gene encoding aspartate carbamoyltransferase, with protein sequence MNQKDIISMNDMSKEEILNILGLARRIENTSEEEKLKFLHGKIVSTLFFEPSTRTKMSFESAAQRLGARILHFPPLDQTSIKKGESFTDTIKMVESYSDVIIVRHPHDGAARLAANTSEKPVLNAGDGSNQHPSQTLLDLYTIMEEKGTLKNISIAFVGDLKYGRTVHSLVKAFSHFNPVIYFVSPEILRMPQYLLDDLDKNNIKYEVLEDFRECLEKIDVFYMTRIQKERFPDVEDYEKVKGVYIINRENIIGKCKEDMIILHPLPRVDEISTDLDNTKHALYFKQAKNGIPVRQAMLMTVLNKIENICKMEVQ encoded by the coding sequence ATGAATCAAAAAGATATTATTTCAATGAATGACATGAGCAAAGAAGAAATTTTGAATATTTTGGGATTAGCACGAAGAATTGAAAATACTTCTGAAGAGGAAAAATTAAAGTTTTTACATGGAAAAATAGTTTCTACTTTATTTTTTGAGCCGAGTACGAGAACAAAAATGTCCTTTGAGTCGGCAGCCCAGAGATTGGGCGCAAGAATACTTCATTTTCCTCCACTAGATCAAACATCTATAAAAAAAGGGGAGTCATTTACAGATACCATAAAAATGGTAGAGTCATACTCGGATGTTATAATAGTCAGGCATCCTCATGACGGAGCGGCACGATTGGCGGCAAATACTTCAGAAAAACCTGTATTGAATGCCGGAGACGGTTCAAATCAGCATCCAAGTCAAACATTACTTGATTTATATACAATCATGGAAGAAAAAGGAACTTTGAAAAATATCTCCATTGCTTTTGTAGGTGATTTGAAATATGGAAGAACAGTGCATTCCCTTGTAAAAGCCTTTTCCCATTTTAATCCTGTAATTTATTTTGTTTCTCCTGAAATATTGAGAATGCCTCAATATTTACTTGATGATCTTGATAAAAATAATATAAAATATGAAGTTCTCGAAGATTTTAGAGAATGTCTGGAGAAAATAGATGTATTTTATATGACGAGAATACAGAAAGAAAGATTTCCTGATGTAGAAGATTATGAAAAAGTAAAAGGTGTATATATTATAAATAGAGAAAATATAATTGGAAAATGCAAAGAAGATATGATTATACTTCATCCGTTACCGAGAGTAGATGAAATATCCACTGACTTGGATAATACAAAACATGCGCTATATTTTAAACAGGCAAAAAATGGAATTCCTGTAAGACAAGCAATGTTAATGACTGTTTTAAACAAAATAGAAAATATATGTAAAATGGAGGTTCAGTAA
- a CDS encoding dihydroorotate dehydrogenase electron transfer subunit yields MYKSGINNGNYKCSGKKTGFLEDVTVSENKYLGADNYLMKVFSENVKKQVTNPKAGQFYMLKLRNHIRILRRPISLHSVNFKTGELEFLYKVIGKGTEELSILQKGSILNIQGPLGKGFDIYKKSENIIVIGGGIGLAPLKQLIKELLKYKENKNIIFIAGGRNKEAMNILENFLLDSKRVSTFICTDDGSLGEKLNIAEMLEKILKNNKNPDIIYSCGPDKALKAVNDIVNRKNILSQISMEERMACGVGACVGCSVETVSGMRKVCHDGPVFYSSIFYENRGEINGN; encoded by the coding sequence ATGTACAAAAGTGGTATTAATAACGGTAATTATAAATGTTCAGGAAAAAAGACGGGATTTCTGGAAGATGTTACTGTATCTGAAAATAAATATTTGGGAGCGGATAATTATTTAATGAAAGTTTTTTCTGAAAATGTAAAAAAACAAGTTACAAATCCGAAAGCAGGACAGTTTTATATGCTTAAACTGAGAAATCATATAAGAATATTGAGACGTCCTATAAGTTTACATAGTGTAAATTTTAAAACAGGGGAGTTGGAGTTTCTTTATAAAGTTATAGGAAAAGGAACAGAGGAGTTATCTATACTTCAAAAAGGAAGTATACTGAATATACAAGGTCCTCTCGGAAAAGGGTTTGATATATATAAAAAGTCTGAAAATATTATTGTTATTGGAGGAGGAATAGGACTTGCTCCTTTAAAGCAGTTAATAAAGGAACTTTTAAAATATAAGGAAAATAAAAATATTATTTTTATTGCAGGAGGAAGAAACAAAGAAGCGATGAATATACTGGAAAACTTTCTTCTGGACAGCAAAAGAGTTTCCACCTTTATATGTACTGATGATGGAAGCTTAGGAGAAAAATTGAATATAGCGGAAATGTTGGAAAAAATACTGAAAAACAACAAAAATCCCGATATTATATATTCTTGCGGACCTGATAAAGCACTGAAAGCTGTAAATGACATTGTAAATAGAAAGAATATTTTGTCTCAGATATCTATGGAAGAAAGAATGGCATGTGGAGTAGGTGCGTGTGTAGGATGTTCTGTGGAAACGGTTTCAGGAATGAGAAAAGTATGTCATGACGGCCCTGTATTTTACAGTAGTATATTTTATGAAAATAGGGGTGAAATAAATGGAAATTGA
- a CDS encoding dihydroorotate dehydrogenase, with protein sequence MEIDIEKKCKSRLETTFMGVKLQNPVMTGSGCFAFGLEYMDYFNPNKLGAIITKGLTLEMRKGNNGIRIAETPAGILNSVGLENPGIDYFEKHILPEMNKYLNIPIVGNINGKFIEEYVELTKRLDKIEKIKILELNISCPNVKDGGMAFGANPEIARKVTGEVRKVTKKPLMVKLSPNVTNIVEIAKIAESEGADGISMINTLLGMSIDVKTRKAVLGNIYGGLSGPAVKPIALRMIHQVSQTVSIPILGMGGISNTEDAIEFFLAGASAISLGTAFFPNPMVALEVIEGLEEYCKNEKLNNISEIIGYAHSDNGIDYRKKLKLRK encoded by the coding sequence ATGGAAATTGATATAGAGAAAAAATGTAAAAGCAGGCTTGAAACAACATTTATGGGAGTAAAGCTTCAAAATCCCGTAATGACAGGAAGTGGATGCTTTGCTTTCGGGTTGGAATATATGGATTATTTTAATCCTAATAAACTGGGAGCCATAATAACTAAAGGACTGACACTGGAAATGAGAAAAGGAAATAACGGAATCCGAATTGCAGAAACTCCGGCAGGAATACTGAACAGTGTCGGGCTGGAAAATCCGGGAATAGATTATTTTGAAAAACATATATTACCTGAAATGAATAAATATTTGAATATTCCCATTGTTGGAAATATTAACGGGAAATTTATTGAAGAATATGTAGAGCTGACGAAAAGACTTGATAAAATTGAGAAAATAAAAATACTTGAATTGAATATTTCATGTCCTAATGTGAAAGATGGAGGAATGGCTTTCGGAGCAAATCCTGAAATAGCAAGAAAAGTAACCGGAGAAGTGAGAAAAGTTACCAAAAAACCATTAATGGTGAAACTTTCCCCTAATGTTACAAATATTGTAGAAATTGCAAAAATAGCTGAAAGTGAAGGAGCGGACGGAATTTCCATGATAAATACTTTACTTGGAATGTCAATAGATGTAAAAACAAGAAAAGCTGTTTTAGGGAATATATATGGAGGGCTGTCAGGTCCGGCAGTAAAACCGATAGCATTGAGAATGATTCATCAAGTATCACAGACTGTATCTATACCTATTCTTGGAATGGGAGGAATAAGTAATACTGAAGACGCAATAGAATTTTTTTTGGCAGGAGCTTCTGCAATATCTTTAGGAACGGCTTTTTTTCCAAATCCTATGGTAGCCTTGGAAGTGATAGAAGGTTTAGAAGAGTATTGCAAAAACGAAAAGTTAAATAATATTTCAGAAATAATCGGTTACGCTCATTCGGATAATGGAATTGATTATAGAAAAAAATTAAAACTTAGAAAGTAA
- a CDS encoding sakacin A production response regulator produces MKKFNYKPLVDYIFYHNMKYKSPEKAGTDKEKMEIFREKGQKARKIFTEIAKNFEGKMQGFKLQKVSGWMNQAQIARSYFWVYLKKESEKRDESGLALRLIEDKKEFGISLEVSFLERGIGENTLKFQNRVLEIPICSPLYYYVQINGENLRIAGNEENRQNLIKEVKIEKVRKVLVKYDIDEIEKFQTHDELSEELLKGYILLKPYYEITKR; encoded by the coding sequence ATGAAAAAATTTAATTATAAACCATTAGTTGACTATATTTTTTATCATAATATGAAGTATAAATCTCCTGAAAAAGCGGGAACAGATAAGGAGAAAATGGAAATTTTCAGGGAAAAAGGGCAGAAAGCAAGAAAAATATTTACTGAAATTGCTAAGAATTTTGAAGGCAAAATGCAAGGATTTAAATTACAAAAAGTAAGTGGATGGATGAACCAGGCACAAATAGCCCGTTCTTATTTCTGGGTGTATTTAAAAAAGGAAAGTGAAAAGCGTGATGAATCAGGTCTAGCATTAAGACTTATAGAAGATAAAAAAGAGTTTGGAATTTCTCTGGAAGTAAGTTTTCTTGAAAGAGGAATAGGAGAAAATACACTTAAATTTCAAAATAGAGTTTTAGAGATTCCTATTTGCTCACCTCTTTACTATTATGTACAAATTAACGGAGAAAATTTAAGGATAGCTGGGAATGAAGAAAATCGCCAAAATCTGATAAAAGAAGTTAAAATAGAAAAAGTAAGAAAAGTTCTTGTCAAATATGACATAGATGAAATAGAAAAATTTCAGACTCATGATGAGCTAAGTGAAGAGTTGTTAAAAGGATATATTCTTTTGAAACCTTACTATGAAATAACGAAAAGATAA
- the pyrF gene encoding orotidine-5'-phosphate decarboxylase translates to MKKINCKAKEKLIIALDYNNFEEAKKLVESLGENISIYKVGLEIFLNTEGKIVDYLHSKKKKVFLDLKFHDITNTVKTACEYAIKKNVFMFNIHCSSGMSTMKEISELLKKYNSASILIGVTILTNLSENDIQEMFGGKIKLEELVLNMASLAKKSGMNGIVCSPKEARTVKEKLGKDFVTVCPGVRPEFTLNCKDDQNRIMTPYEAVKNGADFLVVGRPVTKNENPENVVKIILEEISECI, encoded by the coding sequence TTGAAAAAGATAAATTGTAAAGCTAAAGAAAAGTTAATAATCGCTCTTGATTATAATAATTTTGAAGAAGCAAAAAAATTAGTAGAAAGTTTAGGAGAAAATATTTCCATATATAAAGTGGGGCTTGAAATTTTTTTAAACACAGAGGGAAAAATAGTAGACTATTTACATAGTAAAAAGAAAAAAGTATTTCTTGATTTGAAATTTCATGATATCACAAATACAGTAAAAACAGCTTGTGAATATGCTATTAAAAAAAATGTATTTATGTTTAATATACATTGTTCCAGTGGAATGAGTACTATGAAAGAAATATCAGAACTTTTAAAAAAATATAATTCCGCATCTATTTTAATAGGAGTTACGATTCTTACTAATCTGTCTGAAAATGATATTCAGGAAATGTTCGGCGGTAAAATAAAACTTGAAGAATTAGTTTTAAATATGGCGAGTTTGGCTAAAAAAAGCGGAATGAATGGAATTGTGTGTTCTCCAAAAGAAGCCCGAACTGTGAAAGAAAAATTGGGAAAAGATTTTGTAACCGTATGTCCCGGAGTCAGACCTGAATTTACCTTAAATTGTAAAGATGATCAGAATAGGATAATGACACCTTATGAAGCAGTAAAAAATGGAGCTGATTTTCTTGTAGTTGGAAGACCTGTAACAAAAAATGAAAATCCTGAAAATGTTGTGAAAATTATATTAGAAGAAATTTCGGAGTGTATATAA
- a CDS encoding MerR family transcriptional regulator, translating into MNISEFGKKSGLTVYTIRYYEKKGLIKVKRDEKNRRIYDENDIEWIKFVKKLKDTGMLLRDIKIYSELRYKGDSTIEKRMDILYSHRKYIENEVKILKNYLENLDKKIEIYKIKILNGEKNKNEKI; encoded by the coding sequence ATGAATATAAGTGAATTTGGGAAAAAATCAGGTTTGACAGTATATACAATAAGATATTATGAAAAAAAAGGATTAATAAAGGTAAAAAGAGATGAAAAAAACAGAAGAATATATGATGAGAATGATATAGAATGGATTAAATTTGTAAAGAAACTGAAAGATACGGGAATGCTTCTAAGAGATATAAAAATTTATTCGGAATTAAGGTATAAAGGAGACAGTACAATAGAAAAAAGAATGGATATACTATATAGTCACAGAAAATATATAGAAAATGAAGTAAAAATTTTAAAAAATTATTTAGAAAATTTGGATAAAAAAATAGAAATATATAAAATAAAAATATTAAACGGAGAAAAAAATAAAAATGAAAAAATTTAA
- a CDS encoding SDR family oxidoreductase, producing MSKKYMVITGASSGIGKAAAKYFAKKEKNLILIARRKKLMENLKNEILISHPERDIIIKNFDLTDTDNIEKMYSSLKQYDIEVWINNAGFGLYQNIDKYPLEKVRNMIKLNIETLTILSILYVKDYQNIEGSQLINISSAGGYTIVPHATVYCATKFYVSSFTEGLARELISNGSKLKAKILAPAATKTEFGNIANNISDYDYDKNFSMYHTSDEIANFLYQLYESDSTLGFVNREDFSFKLTEPIFNHSYNSDKNQKIIK from the coding sequence ATGTCTAAAAAATATATGGTAATTACCGGTGCAAGCTCAGGAATTGGAAAAGCGGCGGCAAAATACTTTGCAAAAAAAGAAAAAAATCTTATTTTAATTGCAAGAAGAAAAAAATTAATGGAAAATTTAAAAAATGAGATACTTATCTCTCATCCCGAAAGAGATATTATTATTAAGAATTTTGATCTTACAGATACTGATAACATTGAAAAAATGTATTCATCTCTTAAACAATACGATATTGAAGTTTGGATAAACAATGCAGGTTTCGGTTTATATCAGAATATAGATAAATATCCTCTTGAAAAAGTTCGAAATATGATAAAATTAAATATAGAAACTCTAACGATTTTGTCGATTTTATATGTCAAAGATTATCAAAATATTGAGGGGAGTCAGCTAATTAACATTTCTTCAGCAGGAGGGTATACTATTGTTCCCCATGCTACAGTTTACTGTGCTACAAAATTTTATGTAAGTTCATTTACTGAAGGTCTGGCAAGAGAATTGATTTCCAACGGTTCAAAATTAAAAGCAAAAATTCTTGCTCCGGCAGCTACAAAAACAGAGTTTGGAAATATCGCAAATAATATATCTGATTACGACTATGATAAAAACTTCAGTATGTACCATACAAGTGATGAAATAGCAAATTTTTTATATCAATTATATGAAAGTGATTCCACACTTGGATTTGTAAATCGTGAAGATTTTTCATTTAAACTAACGGAACCTATTTTTAATCATTCTTATAATTCAGACAAAAATCAAAAAATTATTAAATAA
- a CDS encoding BMP family protein encodes MSKKEIMKNKMLVIILIFLSIVTFGTTETDAKLKVAVIYSVRGKGDKSYNDFAYEGLMKSKKDFGIEFKEFIQKISILDIEDQLRAMAKSKKYDLIIGIPKAIKLGIEKIAKEYPEQKFVVAYEAPEISLSNVATILFKEEEGGFLAGILAGMMTKSYSVGFMGSTETENVKRYEKGFRQGVKYVNKNTIIFSSYVDGENPYFDIPLAKKKTENMIKKNRIGVIFHSAGGSGIGVLNAAQENGIFAIASEQNEDKLAPGTVLTSVMTDLSIPLYYIIKNTVKGKFKGEEYYFGLSDNAIKVTDFKYTVNIIGKEKLNKFQEIREMIRAGKIKVQY; translated from the coding sequence ATGTCAAAAAAGGAAATTATGAAAAATAAGATGCTTGTAATAATTTTAATATTTCTGAGTATAGTAACATTTGGAACAACTGAAACTGATGCTAAGCTTAAAGTTGCAGTTATTTATTCAGTGAGAGGAAAAGGAGATAAATCATACAATGACTTTGCTTATGAAGGACTTATGAAATCGAAAAAAGATTTTGGAATAGAATTTAAAGAATTTATTCAGAAAATTTCTATTTTGGATATAGAAGATCAATTAAGAGCGATGGCAAAAAGTAAAAAATATGATTTAATAATAGGTATACCAAAAGCAATAAAACTTGGAATTGAAAAAATTGCAAAAGAATATCCTGAGCAGAAATTTGTAGTTGCTTATGAAGCTCCCGAAATTTCTTTATCTAATGTAGCAACGATTTTGTTTAAAGAAGAAGAAGGAGGGTTTCTTGCCGGAATTCTTGCCGGAATGATGACAAAAAGTTATTCTGTAGGATTTATGGGATCCACTGAAACTGAAAATGTGAAAAGATATGAAAAGGGATTTAGGCAGGGAGTAAAATATGTAAATAAAAATACGATTATTTTTAGTTCGTATGTAGATGGTGAAAATCCTTATTTCGATATTCCGCTGGCTAAAAAGAAAACTGAAAATATGATTAAAAAGAATAGAATAGGAGTTATATTCCATAGTGCAGGAGGAAGCGGAATAGGTGTATTAAATGCGGCACAGGAAAATGGAATATTTGCAATTGCTTCAGAACAGAATGAAGATAAACTTGCACCGGGTACTGTATTGACATCTGTAATGACAGATTTAAGTATTCCTTTATACTATATAATAAAAAATACCGTTAAAGGGAAATTTAAAGGAGAGGAATATTATTTCGGACTTTCGGATAATGCTATAAAAGTTACCGATTTTAAATATACGGTAAATATAATAGGAAAAGAAAAATTGAATAAATTTCAGGAAATAAGGGAAATGATAAGAGCAGGAAAAATAAAAGTTCAGTATTAA
- the pyrI gene encoding aspartate carbamoyltransferase regulatory subunit, with translation MELQITALKNGIVIDHIPIEKTFPIVEILHLREYGEIVTVACNLKSSSLGKKGLIKIEDRSLGENELGEIAILAPDVTINIIENFKVVKKIKLAIPNEITGLIKCNNNKCISNHEEIESKFIKIVDEDKIKYKCFYCERVIAENEIELKPL, from the coding sequence ATGGAATTACAAATAACAGCTTTAAAAAACGGGATAGTTATTGATCATATTCCTATTGAAAAAACATTTCCTATTGTTGAAATATTACATTTAAGAGAATATGGAGAAATAGTAACAGTTGCTTGTAATTTAAAAAGCAGTTCATTAGGAAAAAAAGGATTAATAAAAATAGAAGATAGAAGTTTGGGAGAAAATGAACTGGGAGAAATAGCGATTCTTGCTCCTGATGTTACAATAAATATAATTGAAAATTTTAAAGTCGTAAAAAAAATTAAATTAGCAATACCGAATGAAATTACAGGATTAATAAAATGTAATAATAATAAGTGTATATCAAATCATGAAGAAATAGAATCAAAATTTATAAAAATAGTAGATGAAGATAAAATAAAATACAAATGCTTTTATTGTGAAAGAGTAATAGCAGAAAATGAAATAGAACTGAAACCTTTATAA